tttttttttgtctgctTGTTTTATGCACTGttgattaaaatgtttatatatggATAAATGTTATATGGATAAATAACagcaaatgttgaaaaaaaaaacattgaggCAGGACCAACCTACGTCATAGATTTAGACACCTAGAGGACATCACATGGAGTCTGAAACCACGGTCAATTTCCTTACTATTAAGtagtttcaaatatataacaagATATTTGATATGATTATCAATTTGACAAGAGACAACTTTCTTTCAGACCAATAAGACACGAGTTTTGTCTTGTGATGTGATAAAGTCACCGATATGAACTCAAATCAACAAcccaaaataaatagaaaaccATAAACTAGATTGTTGCTATGTTTATAAGGAGGTATAAGGGAGTTCCATTGAACACTTATTCATGATGATATTTGGTACATCTGAAAACGCTAGCTACTTTCTTATTTCAGGTTGCATGTCCATTTAGAAAATCAGGCTGTGATTTCATTGGGCAGTTGCAAATGTTAAAATCTCACAAGAAATCCTGTGAATTTAATCCAATTAACCTACCTGAAtttctgaaaatgaaagaaaaagaaaatactcCAGGTGAGTCTTATATTTTCAACTGAAAGtacttattaatattttcttgtAAGTGGCAATGTTATGAcagtgattttaaaaatatcagataTTATACCTCCAATTTTTTCACTGAAGTTAAAGTCCACTGGTTAACTTACATGGGGCAAACTTTTACACCTATCCATAAGCAATGTTGATTTcttgaattattaaaataagGAACACTTCAAAATGAATTGTACAAGAAATTAGTCTTGTATGTGTTTTGTGAAATTAATATCTGTTATCAACAGATTTTATGATTGGTTTCTATAGACATTCACCTATAACAATTATAGGTGTAAAGGATATATTATAACAATTAagatttagaaaattaattgcTATGTATCTTTTTTCAGATTCACATGTTACAGATGACGAAGTCCTGTCATCTCCAGCAAAGCCGTCCTTAATGATGAGACTGTTTCGTTCTGGTGACAGTCAGAAATCTTTGTTGAAAACTATGTTTGAAGACAAAGAAAATACGCCTTCAACTTGATATAAATCTTCGtattttgctatttattttctcatgtttattaaataatatacttatttgcaatttattttcttatagcCCTTTATTTAACCCAATAATTTTGTCATCATGAAAGTATCAGAATGCGAAACATAAAGATCTGTGTTTTTTCTTGTTGTTGACGATTTTACGGTtgactataattgcttacagatctacttcatttgaatttagggccgtggatagttgtcttttttgcaatcataccacatctccttattttgatATAGGTCGGAATTTCTTCTTGTGAACTTTTAGGACGCCAACAAAACCTTGTCGTCTTGTGCACAGaatggttcatttttttttgtacaataatcAGGCCGTATGTTTCCTCGTTGGATTCTTTTTTATCTATCATTTTGGATCTTTTTAAAGCTCGATATGAGCTAttgattttgctcattgttgaaggtcgtatggtGACACAGAGTTGCTAATTTTtacgtatttttttctttctctggGGGATATTTGtgtaattggcaatcatatcatatcttcttacttttatattcaTACCCATGTCAGATAGACGTTATCTTCCTGATTTCTTACATCCACCAACCATGGTATCAAAAGTCTGGCGtactcaattataatcctggtacctttgataactaattagcTGATACGGTGATTTGATGAACAAAACCAAATTGAATGGTttctgatttttctttaaagaataTTATACTTTATAGAGCAAACTATTTATAGGAAGATGCACAATGAACTCACActttgatttaaattaaaaaaaatctaacaagcAAACAAAAATGGATAACAGAATGGACGATTTAGTACCctgaaatatctataaaaacatatatacatttatctgAGAGCATTACACGTGCAATAAAACTCTGAAGCTCTggatttgatttttgatttttttcatgttttaacgGATATTTTAGGCAATGCATTTGGGCTGTttcgtggcggccagtttttattgttgGAGGAAGCCCGAGTGTCCGTAGAAAACCACCGACTTTCGGTAGGAAAACTAAccatcctagtcaattaagatttggAGTCAAGTGTACCCACCGCACCCGCACGAGgggggttcgaactcacaacctctgCTGACTGGCTTGTGATTCCAGAAGTAACGTCCTaaaccactcggccaccgagGCCCTCTAAAGCTATGGATCCCGCTAGTGTctctatataaataaagttacaaaTCTCATtcgtttaaaataataaaaatcacaaaaacacagAACTCAGAAAGAACTTTGTAACGGAGTCTCTAATcgaattacaaaatcaaaatcaaaatctcaaatacatcaaacgaatggacaacaactgtcatattcctgactttgtacaggcatcgtcttatgcagaaaatggtagattaataaaaatggaaaatggaaattaatgggtaatgtgtcatagagacaaacaacccgaccaaagagcagaacaTTGCCGTGGTCCAACAATGGGTTTTCAACACATCAAGAAAATCCCACACCAAAAGGCACGTCCCAGCCGCCTCAagtctggttttatagctagctgaacCTCTCTCATGCTTAGACATGCTCTATGGCTCACAAAttattgattattattttttgtaaaaaagataACAGCGATTCGACAGgtgattaaaacatatattacaaCTCCAAAGCCGTTCATCCCATAATGATATAAAGAAGGTTTGTGGTAAAATATAGTCTATATATGATCGCACACTTACAggcaatctaaaaaaaaccatgaaagCATGCAGTTGAAAGTTTCACATCTGCGTTTAAGAAAATAGTGTGATTTGGTTGTATCAAGAaagtatataacaaaaagttggGACACAAACAACTCCTCCAAATTATTTTTGCTACCTGTCTGTACGAGATCACCCATCATACAATAATATTGTTGATTCGCACGGGGATAACAATATCATTTAAAGATCTAACATTTTATGTCATGTCACAGAAAACTTTCGAGGTCTTACACcttataattttatcatattctaatgccttatttgatgaaaatacCACGATCCGTAATACAGATAAGGTGTAACTGATAAGACAGAACAGTATTGTAGTAGCCCAATTATTCAGTATTGTTGATACCCCAAGATGATTGTACTCATAGTAACTCTAGCTCTAGTAGTAGGAACTCAAGCACAAATATGCTGTGTTCCTGCACAGTGGGAAGGAACGGAGGGAACGATTATTGCAGTTTCTCAAAATGATACAGCAGATCCGATGATAGTTACGGTAGGTCAAGTCAAATAAGGATGAAGAAATAGAACGCCGAGGTCGTATTTATTGACCCCAAAAAATTCTTTCTCAGAACATCTTGAAGAATATCAGAAcctaatatagaaataaattttTTAACTGTATTGGCAATTTGCTGGACTGGAATATCGATTTAAGAATCTCTACCGCCAGATATATTTCAGACAATACACGTATCATATTAAGgatgtctttaatttttctaaGACCTCAGGATTTCCTAAATTATCTGAATCTAGGTAGGAGACATGAACATCGGTGTATTATGTACatgcttgtttatcatgtatCTTACAATGTAACATTCGCTTGAACCATTGAAGAGGTCTTGaacatcaatattttatttccaaactCCTAGTAGATAGATATCTTAATTTCAACTTCAcattgtcaataaatataatGCGACTTCTTAAAAGCGAACTGTGGAGGTTCTTTAAGAAacttaaataaaagatttttgtctatttttggAGGTTATATAATATTGACGATTTCAGATATAACTATGAACtcatttaattgttttgtttttatttgcagGGTGCTATAAGTGTTGCGTATGATGCCACCAACAAACGTATCGCTGCAATGTTGTACATGAGTACAGGAGGATATAACGGAAATGTTGGTGTCATTTTGAATTATGCACAGGCAAGTACATATTTGAGTTTGTTCAGCATTtcatgtgtattttagtctagacgtTGTATAATGAACTGTCGATGTGACCTCATATTGAACCGACAGtcataaaaccaaacatagatAGAACTAGAAAGCGACTACGTGCAATTGGATATTTCTAggtctgtttaatttttgttcagCCTGCAACTTTGGTAGCAAAAGccagacatagcgatcctacaatTCCCTCGTCAGCGGTGGCGGCGTCCACTAATCTTCACTCTGTGATTTccgtttttgaaattttaaatactaCCTTTAACTGTCCGGGATTTCTAATAAACTTGGACAGAACTATGCTTATCAATTGTATACCTTTTAAAATACGATACTTATAGACTGTAACCGTGaagatttaaatttgaaatgtgattgtctatcaaatgataaaatctcTCTTCGTTATTTCAGGGCATTCAATACACAGTTAGTGGCAATAACTGCACTAGAACACCTCTTGGAGCATTTGTTCCTAACTGTATTCCAAGTAAGTAACCTCTTTATTAGTTTACTAAACTCGACAATTTTTTAAGCCAATATGTGTTTTTCTCTAGTATTTTCGGTATTCAATCTCTCTGTAGGTGTTAAACGATTGGAATTATTATCCAATGTCTCCTTTCATTCATaaagatatataataaaagaacatatttctttaaaaaaaaattacttctcTTGGGTTTTTGTTTTAGCTGGGTGGCGGGTCCATTGTCCTATACTACAAACTGTCCTGATTGTTGTATTGGATGAACTATTCACACACTTGGTGATTAGTCAAACCAAATATAAAGCAATCTTCTTAGGATGCTAATGTGGGACTGGTGGTTGCTTTCTAAAtgcccagtggcaaatatttcaaacaagtTTGTAAGGACAACAATTTAcatttgatgtacatgtattaagtaTGTGCAAGAGCTACAGTTTTTCAATTAATGGGTGTTATCTAAATTATAAAGCTATTTATCATTTAATGTAGGCTGCATATGTATGAACACATTttaattcaaacttaaaattaaaatcatgtaTGTAAAACACATATTATATCTCCCTTCTACGTTTTAACCTTTAGGTGATGCTAAATTGCAGAGATCAAGCTATATGGGACCTCCCAGTAACAAGATGATGATAAATTCATACACCTACATGAGAGGACCATTAGAAGTTGGTGTAACAGTAACAGCTAATACATGTGTACCAGTGGGAGAGTTGATCAATGGTCAAACTCCAaatggtacatttttttttaatttattgtgtgTATGTTATCTTATCTGAAATTATTATcatagaagaaaaacaataatcattgttaaaatataagatGTGATGTCCTCAGTGAATCAGCTGCCCACTTAAGACCACGTGAACAGGTAGGGGTTCATCTAAATCCCCCATATTGGAAAATAAGCAAACATAAGCATTTTTACATAactttttaaatgattgaaaacaaaactaaaattcAAGATAGATTTGAATGAGCATagaacaataaacaaaacactttttattttaactcgATTCACAAATAAATACTTCTCTGTTGTTCTTAAAGACTCCTGTAAATTGATTCCAAGTGTGCATAACTTCTTTTTTATTCCGAATTGCTGCAAATAAAAAGAATCTTCCTTCCTGGCAACAATTATTACCATAACATACTGCATAAtcttattgtttcatttttagaaTTTGTTATACAGAGTGTTGGTTTCAGTAACATTACTCCAGGAATAAGCAAGGCTGATTCATTTACTCCACCCAGCAGCTGTTTAAACAGTCCTTTGGTCCAAGCTGTAAGTAGCTAGTATCACAACATTCATTTTGTAACCTAGGCCAATGAGGGCAGGAAACAGGGGCATTAAAAGCTTTGCATGCATGAGAGAAAGTAAGGCAGATACCTAAGAATTCTTTGAGGGCCATTGTTTGCCTTATATAATAAAAGCGTTAAAGATTATCAATCAAAGAGGATAAATTTACACTTCTACccaatatatcataaataaaagtGGAAAGATTATTTTTGGAAAACTTGAACAAAAGAAATTGATCCAGTCAGTCAGTGTTAGTCAACATTACAGAGtacagacatacatgtatttgaaattcTTGTCTTGCTGAATTCTTCTATTAGAAAAGTTAACAGTAAAAggtatggtttactttttaaattgttacttggatggagagttgtctcattggcactcacaccacatcttcctatatctattcagaatttaaatttaatttcacaACTGTATCTATAATTCAGCAGTTTCTGTTTGAGATTGATTACAATTgcaataaatttcttttcttgttttcagAACTTGATTCCAATGCAAGGCAGACTTTTGAGAAGATACTTAGATTTATTGCCATAGGCAAATTTCATATGATGCCCATTGTGCACTTCAATAAACAGGATAAAATACTTGtcatgcatctttgaacatattgtaatttttcaaaataaacttattttttgtGTGAATTTTGAAAGATTCCCATTTATTTGGTAGCTCTAAAACAGGAAttacaagaatgtgtccttaGTACACGGATGCATATCactttctatgttcaatggactgtaATATTCTggtaaaaactaaaatttgcATTAGATTAGAAGGATCATAATATTCTggtaaaaactaaaatttgcattagattagaaagatcatatcatagtgaACATGCatttcaggttgattggaccAAAACCTCAGCAAAACtttcttgaccaaaaactttaacctgaagcatgaaagaaaaacaaagagatGGACCAACAGAataacaaacagacacacagaccgaaaaaaacataatgccctttAGTAGGGCATAAAAATCCTGAACATAGAAAGGAAACGCATCTGCATCTTTATCACTGTAGATATATTGGGGACAATGCTATGCAACTTTGCATATAAAATAGGGAAGAtatggtattattgccaatgagacaactatccacaaaagaccaaatgacatataaattaataaatataggtAATTGTAGGGCCTTCAtcacaacaatgagcaaaacctgtACTGCATAGTAAGCTATACATGGCCTCCAAATGaccaatgtaaaactattcaaaaagtaaaactaACAGCCTATTCAGTAACaaacaatcactgaattacaggctccttacatAGGAAAGGTGCATACAGAGCGTGGCGGGgttaaaactattttgaagGTGTCAACCTTCCCTCTAATCTTGGTTGGAAAAGCTTAATTTTTCACATATGAGAAAATTAACAACAGGAAGtcctttttatcatttaatgatGACAACACTATTTAATCTAATGTTTGTACACAATTTTAACAGTGCAACATTTTGATTCTATAACAAATAAAGCACATTaagcaaaaagcatatttttgATTTCAAGTAAACATTCTTGGCAGTAATAATACTTTACATGTAAAGTTTTAACTaatctcattttcaatttaCCAGCAAACTACATTATGATAAGAGAAACATTATAATGAATAAGTCAATGCCTGCATAATAGTTACGAAATTAATAATGacatttgtaaaagaaaaaaaaatcattcattcaCCCttgattttataacaataacACATATTCAGcaaaattaaagtatatttttgacaataaattaTAATCTAAACCCTAGTATGACctattaaataaatttagatttttcaaaTAACTTTAGTCTAGTTTTGACATGAAAATATCAGCCATGCAAACTTTTAGCCTTAACAGTTTGCTAAAAgctgaaaattaaaacagaatatATGAATTATTGACAGATCTGTAAAAGTGAACACATTCCTGTTGGCCCCATATCAAAaactaacaaatgaaaaataactcgtttttattcttcaaaattatCCACAAATAAGTGATCTCCTgaaattaattatgttttgcaatacatataaagacaaaataaaaagctaCTATGCATTAAAACATGGATGATATATGCAAAaacagaataataataaatgaataaaaaataaacacaaccTAATTGAGCTGCCTTTtgaatctttcaaaataaatgtactGGAACTGTACTACAGCCATTTGACCTGctatacaaatgtttaattgcactgtaaaaaaacccaaataaacAGAGTatctgagattctcctaaaataatattgtaatgcaagttatcatttaaatattacaaCTTATAAACCACCAATAAAATCAATTATCTATTGCTTATCttacaaaatcatatttatattatgatATTTACAAATCTTATGATTAATCATTTCCCTAAATTAAGAGATTCCATATTTCTagaatattgataaaatttctaTGACACCTTTGGCTCGACTAAATTAACCAGGGAAGACACAATCAAGaatacattttgtcattttatttcaagaaatgCAGCATTTGAATggttattgaagaaaaaaagaaagaaaaaattaaattaaatttccaaTATCTCTGGAATAAATCTTTGGATActgttttttattctatttttttctgatttgagTGTAAAAATACAGCAAAGCTGTACTGTGGAAAGTATCACAGTGATAACATTTTGAAGTTAACAGAAAAAGTTCACCTGTTGATTACAAAGCAAACTGAACTAATAATAACGATAACATACATCTAAAACAAGattgtgtcccaagtacacggatgcctcacttgcactatcattttttatgttcagtggactgtgaaattggggtaaaaactctaattgtGCATTAATTTTGAtgcaaaattagaaagatcatatttttcacaaattaagttaagagggggggggggggggggggggggggggtcagtgaaaaaactgtgaattaagttttttatccttcattgaacttttgatgttgtcccttaGTGATTTCAGTGCTTTCTTTGGATagttaaattaaaaaccaataagGTCAAGTGGACACATTCTAATCGTGTATTGCAATTATAATTATTCACATGTGCAACTATATAGACCAACTATATACAACAACaagttaaaaacaatttttatttataagagcacccttttacttttttatagaTACTTCCTGAATCCAGAGTCAGTCAGTTCTCACTTATTTTGTTCTATATGTCAGGATGTTTTCAACCAGCCATACAGAGCTCCATGTGGTCATAGTTTCTGCAAAGCAGTAAGTGATGGAAAGATACATTCAATAGTTAAAATAATACTCTGAATGTCCAATGGTTTCAGACCGGTCTATATCGTTCGCCTGGTTGCATGAGTTTACCAAAAGCAACTATTTAGTAGTACTTTTAGATTGATGAGGTTGAGCAGTCCTCTAACGGGTCACCCTGGggcaatatttttcttttatatttgtattctccttttttagtgagcttttctcatcacttggcgtccgtcgtttgtcgtcgtccgtcgtcgtcctgcgttaacttttacaaaaatcttctcctctgaaactacttggccaaatttcaccaaacttggccacaatcatcattggggtatctagtttgaaatgagtccggtgacctggtcaaccaaccaagatggctgccatggctaaaaatagaacatagggataaaacTGCCGATTTTTGCAtacaactcaaaaaccaaagcatttagagcaaatctgacaggaggtaaaattgtttctcaggtcaagatctatttgccctgaaatttttagatgaatccgacaaccttttgtttggttgctgcccctgaataagtaatttaaggaaattttgccgtttttggttatatcttgaataatattattatagataaagataaactgtaagcagcaataatgttaagcaaagtaagatttacaaataagtcaatatgatcGAAATGGTCAggtgaccccctaaggagttattgccttttatagtcaatttttaaccatttttgtaaatcttagttatcttttacaaaaatcttctcctctgcaaatactgggccaaattaatttaaacttggccacaatcatctttgggttatctagtttaaaaaatgtgtccgatgacccggccatccaaccaagctggccaccacagctaaaaatagaacatatgggtaaaatgcagttttttgctaataactcaaaaatcaaagcatttagagcaaatcggATGGAGGTTTAACtctttatcaggtcaagatctatctgccctgaaattttcagatgaatcggacaaccttttgttgggttgctgcccctgaatttggtaatttaaaggaaatattgccgtttttggtattatcttgaatattattatagataaagataaactgtaaacagcaaaaatgttcagcaaagtaagatttacaaataagccaaattgaccgaaatggtcaattgaccccctagggagttattgccccttatagtcaatttttaacaatttacataaaatttgttaatttttactaacattttcaactgaaacaactgggccaagttcattataggtagagataattgtaagcagcaagaatgttcagtatgaacaaacacatcaccatcaccaaaacacaattttgtcatgaatccatctgcttcctctgtttaatattcacatagaccaaggtgagcgacacaggctctttagagcctctagtttcattTTGCTTAATTTGCTATTTATTAATTCTTATTTACTGTTTGCTGATTTCAGTGTATCACGGCATGGTTACGGAACAGCAAGACTTGTCCAGAGGACAGGTAAGTCAGTTTATTCAGCAGCCATATTAGTACTGTAAAATGGCTTCCTGTAGATTTCTaacttttggttttgtttttttaaataaattaagaaattgctattttttttacattatgatcATTGATCGATTGTTGTTTACTGTTCGTTGAATGGCAAATATTGCATGGATGTCTCTTTCGGATTCGGTATGCAcctgaaattacaaaataattgtcattacaacttattgtgtttttttctgttttagaaAGAGCTTACAGTTACACCAAATGCACCATGACtttattgttgaaaatattatagGCGATCAAATGGTGAGTTAATGtcgtataatttttttttgtctgctTGTTTTATGCACTGttgattaaaatgtttatatatggATAAATGTTATATGGATAAATAACagcaaatgttgaaaaaaaaacattgaggCAGGACCAACCTACGTCATAGATTTAGACACCTAGAGGACATCACATGGAGTCTGAAACCACGGTCAATTTCCTTACTATTAAGtagtttcaaatatataacaagATATTTGATATGATTATCAATTTGACAAGAGACAACTTTCTTTCAGACCAATAAGACACGAGTTTTGTCTTGTGATGTGATAAAGTCACCGATATGAACTCAAATCAACAAcccaaaataaatagaaaaccATAAACTAGATTGTTGCTATGTTTATAAGGAGGTATAAGGGAGTTCCATTGAACACTTATTCATGATGATATTTGGTACATCTGAAAACGCTAGCTACTTTCTTATTTCAGGTTGCATGTCCATTTAGAAAATCAGGCTGTGATTTCATTGGGCAGTTGCAAATGTTAAAATCTCACAAGAAATCCTGTGAATTTAATCCAATTAACCTACCTGAAtttctgaaaatgaaagaaaaagaaaatactcCAGGTGAGTCTTATATTTTCAACTGAAAGtacttattaatattttcttgtAAGTGGCAATGTTATGAcagtgattttaaaaatatcagataTTATACCTCCAATTTTTTCACTGAAGTTAAAGTCCACTGGTTAACTTACATGGGGCAAACTTTTACACCTATCCATAAGCAATGTTGATTTcttgaattattaaaataagGAACACTTCAAAATGAATTGTACAAGAAATTAGTCTTGTATGTGTTTTGTGAAATTAATATCTGTTATCAACAGATTTTATGATTGGTTTCTATAGACATTCACCTATAACAATTATAGGTGTAAAGGATATATTATAACAATTAagatttagaaaattaattgcTATGTATCTTTTTTCAGATTCACATGTTACAGATGACGAAGTCCTGTCATCTCCAGCAAAGCCGTCCTTAATGATGAGACTGTTTCGTTCTGGTGACAGTCAGAAATCTTTGTTGAAAACTATGTTTGAAGACAAAGAAAATACGCCTTCAACTTGATATAAATCTTCGtattttgctatttattttctcatgtttattaaataatatacttatttgcaatttattttcttatagcCCTTTATTTAACCCAATAATTTTGTCATCATGAAAGTATCAGAATGCGAAACATAAAGATCTGTGTTTTTTCTTGTTGTTGACGATTTTACGGTtgactataattgcttacagatctacttcatttgaatttagggccgtggatagttgtcttttttgcaatcataccacatctccttattttgatATAGGTCGGAATTTCTTCTTGTGAACTTTTAGGACGCCAACAAAACCTTGTCGTCTTGTGCACAGaatggttcatttttttttgtacaataatcAGGCCGTATGTTTCCTCGTTGGATTCTTTTTTATCTATCATTTTGGATCTTTTTAAAGCTCGATATGAGCTAttgattttgctcatt
The genomic region above belongs to Mytilus trossulus isolate FHL-02 chromosome 7, PNRI_Mtr1.1.1.hap1, whole genome shotgun sequence and contains:
- the LOC134727127 gene encoding RING finger protein 151-like; translation: MTKRRAKEQKVPEEPEERYFLNPESVSSHLFCSICQDVFNQPYRAPCGHSFCKACITAWLRNSKTCPEDRKSLQLHQMHHDFIVENIIGDQMVACPFRKSGCDFIGQLQMLKSHKKSCEFNPINLPEFLKMKEKENTPDSHVTDDEVLSSPAKPSLMMRLFRSGDSQKSLLKTMFEDKENTPST
- the LOC134727128 gene encoding uncharacterized protein LOC134727128, with product MIVLIVTLALVVGTQAQICCVPAQWEGTEGTIIAVSQNDTADPMIVTGAISVAYDATNKRIAAMLYMSTGGYNGNVGVILNYAQGIQYTVSGNNCTRTPLGAFVPNCIPSDAKLQRSSYMGPPSNKMMINSYTYMRGPLEVGVTVTANTCVPVGELINGQTPNEFVIQSVGFSNITPGISKADSFTPPSSCLNSPLVQANLIPMQGRLLRRYLDLLP
- the LOC134726511 gene encoding E3 ubiquitin-protein ligase LNX-like, with amino-acid sequence MTTLFNLMSSGHILIVYCNYNYSHVQLYRPTIYNNKLKTIFIYKSTLLLFYRYFLNPESVSSHLFCSICQDVFNQPYRAPCGHSFCKACITAWLRNSKTCPEDRKSLQLHQMHHDFIVENIIGDQMVACPFRKSGCDFIGQLQMLKSHKKSCEFNPINLPEFLKMKEKENTPDSHVTDDEVLSSPAKPSLMMRLFRSGDSQKSLLKTMFEDKENTPST